The DNA sequence GCGCGCGCAGCGTGCCCGATGGTGCGCCTCGCTGCTTGGGCCCACGAATGAGCGCTTCCAGCGCATCGAACAGGCCCGGGGAACTCGCGAAGTTGCGGAGTTCGCTCAGCACCAGGTCGCGGTCCAGCGCCGACGGCTTCGCCGAGAACTGCAGCAACAGCGCCGTCCGCCCGACACGATTGCTCACCAATCGGGGAAGCACCGGCTGGATGCGGCGCACCAGCGCGATGGAGGGCACGACCGTCGCGGCGAAGTACGCCACCTCCGCGCCGGTCCAGAATCCGCCCGGGTCCAGCGCGACAGTCGCCCCGCCGTGACCCCGCCGCGCCAACTCGAGCGCCATCCGCGCGCCCATCGAGCTGCCGACGATGTCGACGTCACCGAGATCGTGCTCGGCAATGAACTCCTCGACGGCATCGGTCAGTGTCGCCACCGAGACCTCACCCGGCAGCGGCGGACTCTCTCCGAACCCCGGCAGATCGACGGCGATGACGTCGCGCTCACGCGCGAGAGCCGGAATCACGGGAGACCAGTTCTGCCGATGCGAGATGCCGTGGATCAGGAGAAGAGTGGGCCCGGAGCCGCACCGTTGATACTTCATCCGACACGGGATACCCAGCGCGGGTCGGCTGTCACCGCTGCCGGGCACCGTTTGATGTGGGCCTCTTCCGGGGTATCTGCTGTTCACTGTCAACGATGCCGAGGAGGCCACATGTTGGCTCTACTGAGTTCACCCGTCCGCCGCTGGGTGCTGACCGCTCTGCTGGTGCCGGCCGTGGCGCTGGTGCTGCGCAAGATCGCCCAGTTCCTGCAGCGCCGCAACGACGGCACACCGACGAAGTCGTCCCGCGGGCTCATGAAGGCATCGTCCGGGTTGCGCAGGCTGAGCGGCAAGAAGTCCGAGGACGCCGACGCGGACAAGGCGAGCGAGGACAAGCGGCTGTCGGCCTGAGCGGCGGGCCACGCGTTTCGGCTGCGCTGCGCGGGGCAACACTGCACCGCGGGCATCGACACGGTGCAGCCCCGTAACCGGGGTCGCGGACGGACCCGACCGGGTCGCTGACAGATAGGGAAGCGTCATGGCACTCGACGACAACGACATCACCACCTCCACCGGCGGCGGCGAGGGGGTCGCTGACGGCGGCTCGAACCCGGGCGGCCACGACGGTGGAGCCGACGGCACCGCAGGCGGCGAAGGCCCGGCCGACGGCGGCTCGAATCCTCAGGGCCACGACGGCGGCGCGGACGGCACCGCAGGCGGCGAAGGCCCGGCCGACGGCGGCTCGAACCCCGAAGGTCACGACGGCGGCGCCGACGGCACCGCCTGACCGCGCTCCCATGCTGAGCCGCTGCGTCGCGACCGACACGCACACGTTCGCCACGACGTACTGGGGGCGAGCACCCCTGCTCAGTTCCGCCGACGCGCTGCCCCGCGACTTCAGCGACCTGCTCTCACCCGACGCGGTCGACGAGCTGATCGCTGAGCGCGGGGTGCGCTCACCGTTCATCCGGCTGGCCAAGGAAGGCGACCTGCTGGCCAAGGACTGCTACCTGGGCCCGGCCGGATTCGGCGCCGAGATGCCCGACCAGGTGGACTCCGCGAAGGTGCTCGGCGAGTTCGCCTCGGGTGCCACGATCGTGCTGCAGGGACTGCACCGGCTGTGGCCGCCGGTCATCGACTTCGTCCGGCAGGCCGTCGACGAACTCGGCCATCCGGTTCAGGCCAACGCGTACGTGACTCCCCCCGACAGCCGCGGCTTCGACTTCCATTACGACGTCCACGACGTCTTCGTTCTGCAGGCCTCCGGCCACAAGCGCTGGGTGGTGCACGACCCCGTCCACGCCCATCCGTTGCCGTCCCAGCCGTGGACGCAGCATCGCGCCGCCATCGCGGAGCGAGTTGAGGCCGATCCCGTCATCGACAAGGTGCTGGGGCCGGGAGATGCGCTCTATCTGCCGCGTGGGTGGGTGCACGCGGCGCAGGCGCAGGACACCACCTCGATTCATCTGACCGTCGGCGTCGCCGCGGTCACCGGCCTCGATGTCGCCAAGGCGGTGATCGAGCAACTGGCCGACGACGAGACCTTCCGCCGGTCGCTGCCGATGGGCGGCGCACCCACCGACCGGGATGGCATCATTCCCGCGGTGACCAAGGTGATGGCCCAGATGGTCGACCGGTTGCGCGACGACGCCACCGCACTCAGCACCGGTGCCGCCACCCACCTGACGCGACGCCACGCCGAGCGGACCCGACCTGCCGCGGTGCGACCTCTGGCCACTCTCGACGCGGCCGCGCGCGCCGACACCACCTCCGTGCGGTGGCGACACGCTCTCCCCGCCGCGGTCGAGAACGCCGACGGCCGGGTCGTGCTGCGACTCCCCGACCGCCTCATGACCTTTCCGATGTCCTGCGCACCGGCCCTCGCCGCACTGCACGGCGGCCTCGTCGTCACCGCCGCCAGCACCCCCGGGCTGGACCCCGCAGATGCGACGGTGTTGATTCGCCGGCTGCTGCGGGAAGGCGTCGTCGTCCCGGCGGCCGCCGATCGATGAGCCGCAAGAAGGTGCCGTGCAGCGATCAGTCGCTGGCCCGCGGGGACCCCATGTATGGCACCGCGTCGGCGGGATCGAACTGGCTGCTGCTCGAATTGTCCGGCGCCTGGGGGCCTTCGGCGTTTCTGCAGTCCCCGGCGATCATCGATCCCGCACTGGGTCGGACCGTCGTCCGGCGCGCCGAGAAGGCGGGCATGCGGATCGCGGCCATCCGCCGGCACGGTCGCCGGCCCGCGACGCCGCGATGGCGTTGGTACGTCGCCCGCGCCGAACCCGGTGCCGAGGCCTTGTACCGCGGCGAGGTCGACGATCCGCACGCCTATGCCGACCTCGCCCTGGACGGCTCGGACGGAGAACCGTCGGCCGGGCCGTTGATCGCCGTCTGCGCGCACGGCACCCACGACCAGTGTTGCGCGGTGCGCGGGCGCAGCGCCTGCCGCGCCATCGCACAGGAGTTTCCGGAAAATACCTGGGAGTGTTCACATCTGGGCGGCGACCGGTTCGCCGCCACAATGCTGGTGTTGCCCGAGGGGTTGTGCTACGGCCGGGTGGACACGACCGACTCGGCCGGTCTGGTCCGGCGCTACCTCGATGGACGGCTGGACAACCGCTTTCTGCGTGGGCGGACCTCGCTGCCGCATGCGGTGCAGGCCGCGCAGTATTTCGCGCGGGAACAGTCGGGTGAGGATCGTATCGACGCGCTCGCCCCGCTGCACGTCGAGCGCGGCGACGGCCACATCCTGGTGACACTGAA is a window from the Mycolicibacterium poriferae genome containing:
- a CDS encoding alpha/beta fold hydrolase, producing the protein MKYQRCGSGPTLLLIHGISHRQNWSPVIPALARERDVIAVDLPGFGESPPLPGEVSVATLTDAVEEFIAEHDLGDVDIVGSSMGARMALELARRGHGGATVALDPGGFWTGAEVAYFAATVVPSIALVRRIQPVLPRLVSNRVGRTALLLQFSAKPSALDRDLVLSELRNFASSPGLFDALEALIRGPKQRGAPSGTLRAPVVIGWGRKDRVTPPRQAQRALERFPDAVLHWFSECGHFPHWDRPGETVQLILDSTGPR
- a CDS encoding BatC protein, with translation MALDDNDITTSTGGGEGVADGGSNPGGHDGGADGTAGGEGPADGGSNPQGHDGGADGTAGGEGPADGGSNPEGHDGGADGTA
- a CDS encoding cupin domain-containing protein, with the translated sequence MLSRCVATDTHTFATTYWGRAPLLSSADALPRDFSDLLSPDAVDELIAERGVRSPFIRLAKEGDLLAKDCYLGPAGFGAEMPDQVDSAKVLGEFASGATIVLQGLHRLWPPVIDFVRQAVDELGHPVQANAYVTPPDSRGFDFHYDVHDVFVLQASGHKRWVVHDPVHAHPLPSQPWTQHRAAIAERVEADPVIDKVLGPGDALYLPRGWVHAAQAQDTTSIHLTVGVAAVTGLDVAKAVIEQLADDETFRRSLPMGGAPTDRDGIIPAVTKVMAQMVDRLRDDATALSTGAATHLTRRHAERTRPAAVRPLATLDAAARADTTSVRWRHALPAAVENADGRVVLRLPDRLMTFPMSCAPALAALHGGLVVTAASTPGLDPADATVLIRRLLREGVVVPAAADR
- a CDS encoding sucrase ferredoxin translates to MSRKKVPCSDQSLARGDPMYGTASAGSNWLLLELSGAWGPSAFLQSPAIIDPALGRTVVRRAEKAGMRIAAIRRHGRRPATPRWRWYVARAEPGAEALYRGEVDDPHAYADLALDGSDGEPSAGPLIAVCAHGTHDQCCAVRGRSACRAIAQEFPENTWECSHLGGDRFAATMLVLPEGLCYGRVDTTDSAGLVRRYLDGRLDNRFLRGRTSLPHAVQAAQYFAREQSGEDRIDALAPLHVERGDGHILVTLNGKAGPIEVTLEEQLSEPLLSQCHAEVAGQVRVFTCAALAPVAG